In a genomic window of Bacillota bacterium:
- the rlmB gene encoding 23S rRNA (guanosine(2251)-2'-O)-methyltransferase RlmB, with protein sequence METLIFGRNPVLEAIRAGRLIHKIVLPKQAQLRTKSGDVLHTIKQRAAQAGILVEYVDREVLDELVPGQNHQGVIAVVEPFSYTPFDEFLADLGKGKTPLVVLLDHWQDPQNLGSLLRTAEAAGVDGVILPKRRSVGVNATVAKVAAGALEYVKVVQVSNLVQTIGVLKEHGLWIAGASANAPQSCYQTDFTVPLGLVIGSEGAGLSRLVEENCDFLTAIPMQGEISSLNAAVSAAILIFEVLRQRQFS encoded by the coding sequence ATGGAGACCTTGATTTTCGGACGGAACCCGGTCCTGGAGGCCATACGGGCTGGCCGCCTGATTCATAAAATAGTCTTGCCCAAACAAGCCCAGCTGAGGACTAAGTCCGGTGACGTCTTGCATACAATTAAACAAAGAGCGGCGCAGGCGGGGATTCTCGTCGAGTATGTGGATCGCGAAGTCTTGGACGAACTGGTCCCGGGTCAGAACCACCAAGGGGTCATTGCTGTGGTGGAACCCTTTTCTTATACCCCTTTTGATGAGTTCCTCGCCGATTTGGGCAAGGGGAAAACACCTTTGGTAGTCTTGTTAGACCATTGGCAGGATCCACAGAACCTGGGTTCTTTGCTTCGTACGGCGGAGGCCGCGGGTGTAGATGGGGTGATCTTGCCGAAGCGACGCTCTGTGGGGGTCAACGCCACAGTGGCTAAAGTTGCTGCTGGTGCTTTGGAATATGTGAAGGTGGTCCAGGTGAGCAACTTGGTGCAGACGATCGGGGTGCTGAAGGAGCACGGTCTTTGGATTGCCGGGGCCAGTGCCAACGCACCCCAAAGCTGTTACCAAACAGATTTTACCGTACCTTTGGGGTTGGTAATTGGCTCCGAAGGTGCAGGTTTGAGTCGTTTGGTGGAAGAGAATTGCGATTTCTTAACAGCGATACCTATGCAGGGAGAGATCAGCTCTTTGAACGCAGCTGTGTCAGCAGCGATCCTAATCTTTGAAGTATTGCGCCAGCGGCAGTTTAGCTAG
- the sigH gene encoding RNA polymerase sporulation sigma factor SigH, whose translation MGLVVFSELEEFAVLDDEQVAERARCGDDAALNFLLHKYRGFVQTKARSYFLMGADHEDIVQEGMIGLYKAIRDFRMEKPASFRAFAELCVTRQIITAVKTASRQKHAPLNTYISLHKPIHDEESERTLLDIISSQQVADPEELLIDKEEFDHMCRQMNELLSDLEKEVLICYLEGKSYQEIATMLKRHVKSIDNALQRIKRKVERFLTERDVAV comes from the coding sequence ATGGGGTTGGTGGTTTTTTCTGAGCTGGAAGAATTCGCGGTCCTTGATGATGAACAAGTGGCCGAACGGGCCCGTTGTGGCGATGACGCCGCCCTCAACTTTTTGTTGCATAAATACCGCGGTTTCGTCCAGACCAAAGCCAGGTCCTACTTTCTTATGGGGGCTGATCATGAGGATATAGTTCAGGAGGGAATGATCGGCCTGTATAAGGCGATTCGGGATTTCCGGATGGAAAAACCGGCATCCTTCCGCGCCTTTGCGGAACTTTGTGTGACCCGGCAAATCATCACAGCGGTGAAAACAGCCAGTAGACAAAAACATGCTCCCCTTAATACTTATATTTCCCTGCATAAGCCTATCCATGATGAAGAATCCGAACGCACACTTCTCGATATTATCTCCAGTCAACAAGTGGCCGATCCTGAGGAACTGCTCATTGATAAAGAAGAGTTTGACCATATGTGCCGACAAATGAATGAGCTGTTGAGCGATCTCGAAAAGGAAGTCCTCATATGTTATCTTGAAGGGAAATCATATCAAGAGATCGCGACTATGTTGAAGCGCCATGTCAAATCAATCGATAACGCCCTACAACGAATCAAACGCAAAGTGGAGCGCTTTTTAACCGAAAGAGACGTGGCGGTTTAG